In the Chrysiogenia bacterium genome, one interval contains:
- a CDS encoding glycosyltransferase family 39 protein: MALKLQNESVPWLVLVVLVPVALWSGRFIAVDTSSAAGYFILLPLLLAFSVPFLIFGGADATQRSYAVRLFVFALLLRVALAAVTTAFIDPNAVAPDQVRYHYAGTFLAQEWHGEIEGPPSWFMNPGNLYYIFVGSIYYVFGSSMLLPKLVNAVAGALAVVGLFRIAGRIATQRAALLAGVFAALCPSLTLWSALAIRDALVVLGLVLCFDAVLDWSERKRLSAWLMLAFGVFLVATLRDYLANILLASLALAAIAGQGKVISPRRFLVSISILVLLVIVLREMGIVEPLVEQVSLEGLESARQKLAIGGSAFGAGSSVGSLGSALLHLPIGIAYFLLAPFPWSVESNLQFAALPEVFLWYGLVPFVIIGIKRAFEQHATRLASLFMFVTTVTLTYSLVEGNVGTAYRHRAQVLIFFLAFAGIGVDVFMERRARSRSRGSLTQPAALQ, translated from the coding sequence ATGGCGTTGAAGCTGCAGAATGAATCCGTGCCGTGGCTGGTGCTGGTGGTTCTGGTCCCGGTTGCGTTGTGGTCGGGCCGGTTCATTGCCGTCGATACAAGCAGCGCCGCGGGCTATTTCATTCTTTTGCCGTTGTTGCTGGCTTTCTCGGTCCCGTTTCTCATCTTTGGCGGAGCGGACGCCACGCAGCGCAGCTACGCGGTGCGCCTGTTTGTGTTCGCGCTGCTGCTGCGGGTGGCACTGGCAGCCGTGACGACGGCGTTCATCGACCCCAACGCAGTGGCGCCCGACCAGGTTCGCTACCACTACGCGGGCACTTTCCTGGCGCAGGAATGGCATGGTGAGATCGAAGGCCCGCCCAGTTGGTTCATGAATCCGGGCAATCTCTATTACATATTCGTCGGTTCGATCTACTACGTATTTGGTTCCAGCATGCTGCTTCCCAAGCTGGTGAACGCTGTGGCGGGCGCGCTGGCAGTGGTGGGACTCTTTCGGATTGCCGGTCGCATCGCAACGCAGCGGGCGGCCCTGCTGGCCGGCGTGTTTGCCGCCCTCTGCCCCTCGCTCACGCTCTGGAGTGCGCTTGCCATCCGCGACGCACTGGTGGTGCTGGGGCTTGTGCTCTGCTTCGATGCGGTCCTTGACTGGAGCGAGCGCAAGCGCTTGAGCGCGTGGCTCATGCTCGCCTTCGGCGTGTTTCTGGTGGCAACGCTGCGTGACTATCTGGCCAACATTCTGCTGGCCTCGCTGGCGTTGGCCGCCATTGCCGGGCAGGGGAAGGTCATTTCACCGCGGCGTTTTCTGGTTAGCATATCGATACTCGTACTATTGGTGATCGTCCTGCGTGAGATGGGAATCGTGGAGCCGCTTGTCGAGCAGGTCAGCCTGGAGGGGCTCGAGTCGGCCCGGCAGAAACTCGCGATCGGTGGATCGGCGTTCGGTGCGGGGTCGAGCGTCGGCTCTCTGGGCAGTGCGCTGCTTCACCTGCCGATCGGCATCGCCTACTTCCTGCTGGCGCCGTTTCCCTGGAGTGTGGAATCGAACCTGCAGTTCGCGGCCCTGCCTGAAGTATTCCTGTGGTACGGGCTCGTGCCGTTTGTCATCATCGGGATCAAGCGGGCATTCGAACAACACGCGACGCGGCTGGCATCGCTGTTCATGTTCGTGACGACGGTGACGCTGACCTACTCGCTGGTGGAGGGAAATGTCGGCACCGCCTACCGCCACCGCGCGCAGGTACTCATTTTCTTCCTCGCCTTCGCGGGGATCGGCGTCGACGTATTTATGGAGAGAAGGGCGCGCTCGCGCTCACGCGGCTCACTGACCCAGCCAGCCGCTCTCCAGTGA
- a CDS encoding MaoC family dehydratase N-terminal domain-containing protein encodes MLDKKFIGLESDVPQIFEVEKGAIRKFVDAIGDTNPIYRDEEAAKAAGYSAIPAPPTFAISFSFEVKSGGVRDKISIDMKRVLHGEQHFFYKRPLQVGDKLRCKQKVIDISTKDGKSGGMDFLTIDSIFSDAETGEEVCTLRGVTVIRH; translated from the coding sequence ATGCTGGACAAGAAGTTCATCGGGCTTGAATCGGACGTGCCGCAGATTTTCGAAGTCGAGAAAGGCGCCATCCGCAAATTTGTCGACGCCATCGGCGACACCAATCCCATCTACCGTGACGAGGAAGCGGCCAAGGCCGCCGGCTACAGTGCGATTCCCGCACCTCCGACCTTTGCCATCAGTTTTTCATTCGAGGTGAAATCCGGCGGCGTGCGCGACAAGATCTCCATTGATATGAAGCGCGTACTCCACGGCGAGCAGCACTTCTTCTACAAGCGCCCGTTGCAGGTCGGCGACAAACTACGCTGCAAGCAGAAGGTCATCGATATCTCCACCAAAGACGGCAAGTCCGGCGGCATGGATTTCCTGACCATCGACTCGATTTTCAGTGATGCCGAAACCGGCGAAGAGGTCTGTACCCTTCGCGGAGTCACGGTGATCCGCCACTAG